One window from the genome of Haloprofundus halobius encodes:
- a CDS encoding zinc-binding dehydrogenase — MTRRLDAERVDGHLRAATGERFHRTRDIVGVGPAQADTTRLLFENKSVVGFHLGRAMRRDPQSVLKAIPELTELLADGDLEVVVGERFPLSAAADAHDYIENRRSTGKVVLEP; from the coding sequence CTGACACGTCGTCTCGATGCCGAGCGCGTCGACGGACACCTGCGTGCCGCCACCGGCGAGCGCTTTCACCGCACCCGGGACATCGTCGGTGTCGGCCCCGCACAGGCGGACACGACGCGTCTTCTGTTCGAGAACAAATCCGTCGTCGGCTTTCATCTCGGGCGGGCGATGCGACGCGACCCGCAGTCGGTGCTGAAGGCGATACCCGAACTGACCGAGTTGCTCGCCGACGGCGACCTCGAAGTCGTCGTCGGTGAGCGGTTCCCCCTCTCGGCGGCCGCCGACGCCCACGACTACATCGAGAACCGACGGTCGACCGGTAAGGTGGTTCTGGAACCGTAG
- a CDS encoding 6-hydroxymethylpterin diphosphokinase MptE-like protein codes for MNFETWEPVYERILADFGFERSADERARDELAALSEPFDESRLRVVDGASVAVVGAAPSLADEEEVERAAAAEYVFAASTAVDVLCDHGVEADLMVTDLDKNPETARELTQQGVPVAAHAHGDNRPAIREWVPQFESEYVLATTQAAPAGPVVDYGGFTDGDRAAFLADEFGARELTFVGWEFDDPTVGAAKAKKLAWAERLLEWLERRRGERFSVLDGRRTSLNPL; via the coding sequence GTGAACTTCGAGACCTGGGAACCCGTCTACGAGCGGATTCTCGCCGACTTCGGCTTCGAGCGGAGTGCCGACGAACGCGCCCGCGACGAACTGGCGGCGCTCTCCGAACCGTTCGACGAGTCGCGCCTCCGCGTCGTCGACGGGGCGAGCGTCGCCGTCGTCGGCGCAGCGCCGTCGCTCGCCGACGAGGAGGAGGTCGAACGCGCGGCCGCCGCGGAGTACGTCTTCGCAGCGTCGACGGCCGTCGACGTCCTGTGCGACCACGGCGTCGAGGCCGACCTGATGGTGACCGACCTCGACAAGAACCCCGAGACGGCGCGCGAGTTGACCCAACAGGGCGTTCCGGTGGCGGCGCACGCCCACGGCGACAACCGGCCCGCCATTCGCGAGTGGGTGCCGCAGTTCGAATCCGAGTACGTACTGGCGACGACGCAGGCCGCCCCCGCCGGACCGGTCGTCGACTACGGCGGCTTCACCGACGGCGACCGGGCGGCCTTCTTGGCCGACGAGTTCGGGGCCAGGGAGTTGACGTTCGTCGGCTGGGAGTTCGACGACCCGACGGTCGGCGCAGCGAAGGCGAAGAAACTCGCGTGGGCCGAGCGGCTGCTCGAATGGCTGGAGCGTCGCCGCGGCGAGCGGTTTTCGGTTCTCGACGGCCGCAGAACGTCTCTAAATCCCCTGTAG
- a CDS encoding cryptochrome/photolyase family protein — MQLYWHRRDLRVSDNRALATAADDAGGRGEVVPVFVFDDLILEHAAAPRVRYMLDSLAALRGRYRDRGSDLVAVRGDPSTLLVDLVEEFDAERVVWNDDYSGLAEERDEAVRAALSDAGIEYDSVCDAVHHEPGEIRTNAGDPYSVFTYFWKKWLDRDKADPYPEPGDERLASIDEDDGLPTIDELGFEEPDSEVQTAGTEAARERLADFCDDAIFRYAEDRDYPTRDATSRLSADLKWGTIGIREVYEATEAAKSEADGDREESVEVFQSQLAWREFYTQVLYFNQSVVSENYKEYENEIEWRNDEGEVQAWKDGETGYPIVDAGMRQLREAAYRHNRLRMVVASFLTKDLLVDWREGYDHFRELLADHDTGNDNGGWQWAASTGTDAQPYFRVFNPMTQGERYDPDAEYIREYVSELADVDADTIHSWHELSADEREDAAPDYPAPIVDHGERREEAISMFERARGETDD, encoded by the coding sequence ATGCAACTGTACTGGCACCGCCGCGACCTGCGGGTGTCGGACAACCGCGCGCTCGCGACGGCGGCCGACGACGCCGGGGGTCGCGGCGAGGTCGTTCCCGTGTTCGTCTTCGACGACCTGATCCTCGAACACGCCGCCGCGCCGAGAGTCCGGTACATGCTCGACTCGCTCGCGGCACTCCGGGGGCGGTACCGTGACCGCGGTAGCGACCTCGTCGCCGTCCGCGGCGACCCCTCGACGCTGCTCGTGGACCTCGTCGAGGAGTTCGACGCCGAGCGAGTCGTCTGGAACGACGACTACTCCGGACTGGCCGAGGAGCGCGACGAGGCGGTTCGGGCGGCGCTCTCCGATGCGGGAATCGAGTACGACTCCGTCTGCGACGCCGTCCACCACGAACCCGGAGAGATTCGGACGAACGCGGGCGACCCGTACTCGGTGTTCACGTACTTCTGGAAGAAGTGGCTCGACCGGGACAAGGCCGACCCGTATCCGGAACCCGGCGACGAGCGGTTGGCGTCCATCGACGAGGACGACGGGTTGCCGACTATCGACGAGTTGGGCTTCGAGGAACCCGACTCCGAGGTCCAGACCGCAGGTACCGAGGCGGCGCGCGAGCGACTCGCCGATTTCTGCGACGACGCCATCTTCCGGTACGCGGAGGACCGTGACTACCCGACGCGGGACGCCACCTCCCGACTGTCGGCGGACCTCAAGTGGGGAACTATCGGGATTCGGGAGGTGTACGAAGCGACCGAGGCGGCGAAATCGGAGGCCGACGGCGACAGGGAGGAATCAGTCGAGGTGTTCCAGTCGCAGTTGGCGTGGCGCGAGTTCTACACCCAAGTGCTGTACTTCAACCAGTCGGTCGTCTCGGAGAACTACAAGGAGTACGAGAACGAAATCGAGTGGCGAAACGACGAAGGGGAGGTGCAGGCGTGGAAGGACGGCGAGACGGGCTACCCAATCGTCGACGCGGGGATGCGCCAACTGCGGGAGGCGGCGTACAGGCACAACCGCCTGCGGATGGTCGTCGCCTCGTTTCTGACGAAGGACCTCCTCGTCGACTGGCGCGAGGGGTACGACCACTTCCGCGAACTGCTCGCGGACCACGACACGGGCAACGACAACGGCGGGTGGCAGTGGGCGGCCTCGACGGGCACCGACGCCCAACCGTACTTCCGGGTGTTCAACCCGATGACTCAGGGCGAACGCTACGACCCCGACGCCGAGTACATCCGCGAGTACGTCTCCGAGTTGGCGGACGTCGACGCCGACACGATTCACTCGTGGCACGAGTTGTCGGCCGACGAACGGGAGGACGCCGCACCCGACTATCCGGCACCCATCGTCGACCACGGCGAACGGCGCGAGGAGGCCATCTCGATGTTCGAACGCGCCCGCGGCGAGACTGACGACTAG